In the Agromyces flavus genome, GGGATCGCGATGACGTCACGTCGATGGTGCAGTCGAGCGAGGCTGTGGGGCAGGATGGCCCAGCCCGTGCCCGCGGCGACGAGCTCGACGGTCATCGCGGGGTCGTCCTGATCGGGCGCGCGGGGTTCGTCGGCGAGGTCGCCGACCTGCAGTGTGTCGGCATCGGCGAGCGGATGATCCTTCGGGAGCACGACCGTCGCGACCTCTTCCCAGAGCGGGATGACGTGCAAACCGCCCGCCTCGACGGGGAGGCGCACGAAGGCGAGGTCGGCCTCGCCCGCGAGCAGCGCGTCGAGCTGGACGGGTTGGTCGACCCGGTTGGCCTCGACGGGCAGGTCGGGGCGGCGATCCGCCCAGGCGCGGAGCCACTTGGCGGGGCTCACGCCCGCGACGTACCGGAGCCGCAACGCCACGTTCGCCCCTTCCGCCGCGCGCCGCGGCCCTCTCAGGCTAGCGTCGGCGCGCTCGGCGTCGACCTCGCGTGACGAACCGCGGCATGAACGGCGGCCCGCGCCCGCGGACGGATCGCGGATCGGCGGACTAGCGTGGAGGCGTGAACGATGCGAAGCCCCGCCAGTCCCAGTCGATGAAGCCCGAGACGGCGGCCAAGAAGCTCGGCATCCTGCTCGAGGCCACGCCCGACGAGTTCCAGTCCTCGCCGGTCACGCGCGACGAGCTCGCCGCCCTGCAGTCCGACCCGCCGGAATGGCTCTCCACGCTGCGCCGCGAGGGTCCGCACCCCAAGTCGGTGATCGCGGGCAAGCTCGGCGTCTCCAACTCGGGGCTCGCGCGCGCGGGGATCGTCGATCCGC is a window encoding:
- a CDS encoding DUF5997 family protein yields the protein MKPETAAKKLGILLEATPDEFQSSPVTRDELAALQSDPPEWLSTLRREGPHPKSVIAGKLGVSNSGLARAGIVDPLTTAEIKALLEDPPEWLVEERARQAGVRAEKRRIADRDAERAARRSDDASGGGGGGAGV
- a CDS encoding LysR family transcriptional regulator substrate-binding protein yields the protein MALRLRYVAGVSPAKWLRAWADRRPDLPVEANRVDQPVQLDALLAGEADLAFVRLPVEAGGLHVIPLWEEVATVVLPKDHPLADADTLQVGDLADEPRAPDQDDPAMTVELVAAGTGWAILPHSLARLHHRRDVIAIPLTDAAPTRIALVWRVERDDDDIQEFVGVVRGRTARSSRGATASPNAASTDAGRSARSTGGRPDRRGFGRRTTRGAPSATRHRKRGR